One genomic window of Desulfurococcus mucosus DSM 2162 includes the following:
- a CDS encoding glycosyltransferase — translation MGNLKMRQKVGIVVLTYNSLSKIGEDTFRKILSRILGIDYENCKIIFVDNNSKDSTPEFISRFISSMRSQEHLKCDAEVLKLDRNYGWSGGNNRAAVLLKDTKYLLFLNDDVIVEPDIVSKLVDIMEKNPILVLLSQSL, via the coding sequence TTGGGTAACTTGAAAATGAGGCAAAAAGTAGGCATAGTTGTCTTGACATATAACTCTCTCTCAAAAATCGGCGAAGACACATTCCGAAAAATTTTGTCGAGAATACTTGGCATAGACTATGAGAACTGTAAAATAATATTCGTTGATAATAACTCGAAAGACTCCACACCGGAATTCATATCACGGTTTATAAGTTCTATGAGATCGCAGGAGCATCTAAAATGCGATGCGGAGGTCTTGAAACTAGATAGAAACTATGGGTGGTCGGGCGGTAACAATAGAGCAGCAGTGCTTTTGAAAGATACCAAGTACCTGTTGTTTTTGAATGATGATGTCATCGTTGAGCCAGATATTGTGTCAAAACTAGTAGATATAATGGAGAAAAACCCGATATTGGTGCTGCTCAGCCAGTCATTATAA
- a CDS encoding glycosyltransferase family 2 protein, whose protein sequence is MGFTLSLGLLPSPITVETMPAHRIQDNLLEVSYAMGAALLTRTNLFFRLGMFDEEYFFWFDDVDYGLRVWSAGYRNVCVLECSVYHIGSATFGRANPKLRYYFSRNLLLLLVKLPLLSILAILPVTILEVIFTQILHSLKSSDTLGLLFTLIGLKHFTKRLIGRKLYTRKIMLSINMLHHTITHPYVTARNLRFL, encoded by the coding sequence TTGGGTTTCACTCTAAGCCTGGGATTGCTTCCATCCCCCATCACAGTAGAAACAATGCCAGCTCACAGGATCCAGGACAACTTATTGGAGGTCTCATATGCGATGGGTGCAGCACTACTCACGAGAACAAACCTGTTTTTCAGATTAGGTATGTTCGACGAAGAATACTTCTTCTGGTTTGATGATGTAGACTATGGTTTAAGGGTATGGTCAGCAGGATATAGGAATGTATGTGTGCTTGAGTGCTCAGTTTACCATATCGGTAGCGCTACATTTGGCAGGGCTAATCCTAAGCTACGCTACTATTTCTCGAGGAACCTTTTGCTCTTGCTGGTAAAACTACCGCTCTTATCCATACTAGCGATATTACCGGTAACAATTCTTGAGGTCATTTTCACACAAATATTGCATAGTTTAAAAAGCTCAGACACATTGGGGCTACTTTTTACACTGATAGGTCTAAAACACTTCACGAAGAGGCTCATAGGCCGGAAGCTTTATACACGTAAAATTATGCTCTCAATAAACATGCTGCATCATACTATTACACATCCGTATGTAACAGCACGAAATCTTCGCTTTTTATGA
- a CDS encoding glycosyltransferase: protein MRFIKVAFVNWRPSDEYFSELSKELSEKGIKTDAIPLISEFHLSNLDPRALIEYDVVYFVNLFYPNDELYYLLRLSRTLETKPIVYGVHAPVVMPRFRGYRPRNYLYSMLSLLRLIVERTFINNQICSIHVLNSFDLQVFRALRFRRVAYIPWGIPNTILENCQPSPDEKQSDRFTIVFVGARYGKGADIAYSVISSLLPRFPDIHAKIFLGHGTLPALVQHLQNLADKFPNRVDIFHLLSRRDFLKELLQAHLLLFPSKYETFGLVVLEALACGTPVVAFDIPGAPRDLLKPAVSRGELCGHIAKNFDLKSLTRGVLKYYLLWKKDSSYVVPSISSRRLAERYPLTNMAMDLAKLFNEAALSCRSGCSC, encoded by the coding sequence GTGAGGTTTATCAAGGTAGCATTTGTAAATTGGAGGCCATCAGATGAATACTTTTCAGAGTTGAGTAAAGAGCTTTCAGAAAAAGGGATAAAAACAGACGCTATACCATTGATATCAGAGTTCCACCTTAGCAATCTAGATCCTCGGGCTCTCATAGAGTATGATGTAGTTTACTTTGTTAACTTATTCTATCCTAACGACGAGCTTTACTACCTCTTAAGACTTTCTCGTACCTTAGAGACTAAGCCCATTGTCTATGGTGTACATGCACCGGTGGTCATGCCTAGGTTTAGGGGATATAGGCCGCGTAATTACTTGTACAGTATGCTTTCCCTTCTTCGGCTAATCGTCGAAAGGACATTTATAAATAATCAAATCTGTTCTATTCATGTTCTGAATAGCTTTGATCTACAGGTGTTTAGAGCCTTAAGGTTTCGCCGGGTGGCATACATCCCGTGGGGTATTCCTAATACAATTCTAGAGAATTGTCAGCCGTCTCCTGATGAAAAGCAAAGTGACAGGTTTACCATTGTATTTGTCGGTGCTCGGTATGGTAAAGGTGCAGATATCGCGTATTCTGTTATAAGCTCTCTTCTTCCGCGTTTCCCAGATATACATGCTAAGATATTTCTTGGCCACGGCACACTCCCGGCCCTTGTGCAACATCTCCAAAATCTTGCTGACAAGTTCCCAAACAGAGTCGATATATTTCATTTGCTATCTAGGAGAGATTTTCTTAAAGAACTACTTCAAGCGCATCTCTTACTCTTTCCGAGCAAATATGAAACCTTCGGCTTGGTAGTACTCGAAGCTCTAGCCTGCGGTACACCTGTAGTCGCATTTGATATTCCCGGAGCTCCTAGAGATCTTCTGAAACCGGCTGTATCCAGAGGTGAGCTCTGCGGTCATATAGCTAAAAACTTTGATCTTAAAAGTCTAACTAGAGGTGTGTTGAAGTATTATTTGCTCTGGAAAAAAGACAGTTCTTACGTGGTTCCAAGCATCAGTTCTAGAAGACTCGCTGAGCGCTATCCTTTGACTAATATGGCAATGGATCTTGCTAAATTGTTTAATGAAGCGGCACTAAGTTGCAGGTCTGGGTGTTCTTGTTAA
- a CDS encoding class I SAM-dependent methyltransferase, with protein sequence MVDAIMLGKAMRIYRERGLKALVKSAASLARRKLGGTGLDSLILTPYACLEFKSTSSWRDALDYVLSEKTVAKMIRPMQVREEITALLSLLESVKPRTILEIGTARGGTLFLFSRIASDDALIISVDLPGGLFGGGYPYLKTFLYRCFARTKQKIVLLREDSHSEETLSKVRKHLNGRGVDSLFIDGDHSYEGVKRDFEMYSPLVKKGGIIAFHDIVPGPPENVGGCSSILAGSKAEIQAC encoded by the coding sequence TTGGTTGATGCCATAATGCTCGGGAAGGCCATGAGAATTTATCGTGAGCGAGGGCTGAAGGCCCTTGTGAAGAGTGCTGCAAGCCTTGCACGTCGAAAGCTGGGAGGTACTGGGCTCGATAGCCTTATTCTAACTCCATATGCCTGCCTAGAATTCAAATCCACATCCTCTTGGCGCGACGCTCTCGATTACGTCCTCTCGGAAAAAACAGTGGCAAAAATGATTAGGCCTATGCAGGTCAGGGAGGAAATCACCGCATTGCTGAGCCTACTTGAATCAGTGAAGCCAAGGACAATATTAGAAATTGGAACGGCTCGGGGAGGCACGCTATTCCTCTTTTCCAGGATTGCCTCTGATGACGCATTAATAATCAGCGTAGATTTGCCCGGCGGCCTCTTCGGCGGCGGATACCCCTACTTAAAGACCTTCCTGTACAGGTGCTTTGCAAGGACAAAACAAAAGATAGTGCTACTTCGCGAAGACTCCCATAGCGAGGAGACTTTAAGCAAAGTGAGAAAACACCTCAATGGTAGAGGCGTGGATTCCCTCTTCATCGATGGAGACCACAGCTATGAAGGAGTCAAGAGGGATTTCGAGATGTACTCGCCTCTCGTTAAGAAAGGAGGTATTATAGCATTTCACGACATAGTTCCGGGGCCTCCAGAGAATGTGGGGGGGTGTTCCTCAATTTTGGCGGGAAGTAAAGCGGAAATACAAGCATGTTGA
- a CDS encoding NAD-dependent epimerase/dehydratase family protein, with amino-acid sequence MGILVTGGAGFIGSHLVAELLRLGYEVVVLDDLSTGSLGNLRGLLGSVEFVKGDVRDYGVVEGVAEKAEAVVHLAALIDVAESVEKPDLYFDVNVLGTYNVAKASRNTSVLVYASSSAVYGEPVETPIREDHPLTSSPP; translated from the coding sequence ATGGGGATCCTGGTTACTGGTGGCGCCGGGTTTATTGGTAGTCACCTTGTAGCCGAGTTGTTGAGGCTTGGGTACGAGGTTGTTGTCCTCGACGACTTGTCCACGGGGTCCCTTGGCAATTTGAGGGGGTTGCTGGGTAGTGTGGAGTTCGTGAAGGGGGATGTAAGGGATTACGGTGTTGTCGAGGGGGTTGCTGAGAAGGCTGAGGCCGTGGTTCACTTAGCTGCCTTGATTGATGTGGCTGAGTCCGTGGAGAAGCCGGATCTCTACTTCGATGTCAACGTGCTTGGAACATATAATGTCGCTAAGGCTTCGAGGAATACATCCGTCCTCGTCTACGCTTCCAGCTCAGCCGTGTACGGGGAGCCTGTTGAAACACCTATCCGTGAAGACCACCCTCTGACCTCCTCCCCGCCCTAA